The Humulus lupulus chromosome 7, drHumLupu1.1, whole genome shotgun sequence region GACATATTTAAAATGACACTGTCTGAGTTTCAGTTACAACAAAGAttaattttcatatatttttttaaaagtcaTTATTTAAAGTAGTTGTAAACTTTTTTAATCCCTCTCTCTTGTCAGATTCCAAACTTCCAACTTGGAACGAGTTGGAGATGCCACAAAGTCGAAGTACTTAGTTAACCTAGTCTAAAGATGAGGAACATTATCACTGCAGGGCCTCCCATGTGGAGAAGCCTTTTCTATTGTGACCTTTTCCTTTTCTAAATGGGCTCAAGGGCCCATGATCTGCCTAATCCTCTCACCCTTCTTCCCTTTCAACAGTCAGATCAATGTCTTTGTATAAAAAGATGATTCCACTTTAATGTCTATATATATCTACTCTATTATTAATAAGATCACCAAATATTATCTCATGAATATAGTCGCACATTTTACTTTATTACAAACTCATACAAACCCATATTTTCCCTTCAGGTGTAAGATATTCTCTTTTTTCAAAACTTCCATATTACAATCTACCAACATACCTACTATATATGATGACTAACCAGACTTGTACCAATTAACTTAAGAATAATATCTGTTTGgcacttattattttttttaaaacatatatattatcCAACTTCTACTTTCTAGGCTGGGATCCACAACCACTGTGGCAAGGTGATCAATCATGCTTATATTAATATTTCGACCGTTTAAAATGATCAATTTTCGGTCCCCTACACAATTAAAGTTTGTCACTTTGCAAAAAACAACATGGCCACTTTATATTTAAAACACATATATaacttttttctatttttttgttaTTAGGAAAAAAATTAAATGGAATCAAATTGCTAATCATTTCAAGCACGCCAGATCATGTGACATAGCCTGTCATTGACAAcctgtttttctttctctctttcttttgtgAGTATCTGTGTGGAGTGTGGTAGCCTCTTCGTCTTCAGTGAtatagggaaaaaaaaaatttgaaaaaataagaAAAGTTCAAGTGGCCTACTTGGGTTGTTGCCAACCATATCATTCTTTTCCTTTTTTATGATCTTCTTCTTTATCATTGAAAAAATCCATCAAACAAGTTCAACTTCTCACTTTGCTAGTTGTTGAATTCTCATGGCTACTGAGACTGTAGTACCCCATGAAACTTCCATCACTGATGATGAGGTTAGTGatataatatatttatgtatatgtatagtttCCATTACTATCTAGTTGAAGTCAGTGATCAAGTCAAGTATGCATATATATGTTCTTTATATCCCAGTTTTACTAGTTTCTTATTTTCTTCAATATGATATTAGCTCTCTTgttaagtgtatggatcattggATCATATTTATTTGCTGTCGATTATTATAGTAATTGTTTTTTTGAAACAATATCTAGgattctttcttttatttaattatttatttatttcttatgtAAGAAAATACATACATGATAGTCAATCCTAGGGTTTTACCTGTTTTCACATATGTATGATCAGTAGGTGTTTTCAAATTCTAAAGCAGATCATATATATAGACTAATAGATAGCACAGATAAATGACTTTCCGTGAAAATTTGTTCCATAACAAATACGAAAAATACTCCATAAACAAGTTGTAAAATGATGAACATGCATGAATATAAAGACTATATTTATGGTTTTGCAGTGATATGAAGTGATAAACATGAGTCTCTATACAATCTATTATTGGTCATTTAGTATTAGAAGTGCCTAGGTTAGTCACTCAGGCGTAGTTTAAATCCTCTGTAGTTTTCTTACCATGTAATAATTAAAAAACCATGATCAATTTATAAGTTGAGATaacaaaaaacaaataaaactacTCGATAGTATGAGAATTCTTGTATCGGATATTGGTATATTCTCATGGTTATGTGTCACTCTATTTGTAGTTGGATCAAGTAAAGAAGTGTATGGTTTGTTTCAAAGAATTACTCGGTGTGCTTCtggcatataaatatataaactcTGACTACTCAATAAGTATGAGAATCTTGGTAATAGACATTGGTTTATTCTTATGGTTATGTGTTACTCTATTTGTAACTGGATCAAGTAAGAAGTGTATGATCTGTTTCAAAGAATTACTTGATGTGCTTTTTCTGgcatataaatatttaaatcttCATTCTTGACATTAAGCCTAGTTGGtttgttttcttaattttaacaCTAGTTTTTATTTTCGTAGAAAGTTGAGCTTGAGAATAAGCCAAAAGACGATGGAAAGATTGGTGGTCAAGAAATAGTTTCTTCGTCCAAAGAAAATGGAGCTGAGGATTCACCTAGTATAGTTGACCCTTCATCTAAATCTGAAGCTACAGAGGGAAAGTCAACTGAACCTTCTGTGGTTGAGGGTGATAAACCTGCTGCTGCCCCAGCTTTAGAGATAACTGATAAGCTTGAGGAAAGGAAGACAGATGCTGCTCCGGAGCTAGTATCTGAGGCTGCAGTGAAAGTGGAGCCAGTAACCGAGGCTGCAGTGAAAGAGGAGCCAGTAACCGAGGCTGCAGTGAAAGAGGAGCTAGTAACTGAGGCTGCAGTAAAAGAGGAACCAGTAACTGAGGCTGCAGTGACTGAGGCTGTAGTGAAAGAGGAGCAAGTAACTGAGGCTGCAGTGAAGGAAGAACCAATAACTGAGGCTGCAGTGAAAGAAAAACCAGCTGTGGTGAAAGAGGAACCATTAACTGAGGCTGCATTAAAAGAAGAGCCAGTAGCTAAGGCTGTAGCGAAAGAAGAACCAGTAGCTGAGGCTGCAGTGAAAGAAGAACCAGCTGTAGTAAAAGAGGAACCAGTAGCTGCAGTGAAAGAAGAACCAGCTGTTGTAAAAGAGGAACCAGTAACTGAGGCTGTAGTGAAAGAACCAGTAGCTGAGGCTGTAGTGAAAGAAGAACCAGTAACTGAGGCTCTATCAAAAGAAGAACCAAAGGAAGAACACATTGCGATTTTGGCGAAAGAGCTAGAGGAGCCACCGAAGATGATTAATGTTCCTGAATTGTCTGATGAAGCTGTAGAGGAACCAAAGAAAACAGTTAATGTTGATCCTGTCAAAGAATCAGAATCAATAGTGAAAGAAGTTGAAAAATCTACCCAAGAACCTGAAGTGGAGGACAAACCAGCAGAACAAATCGAAGTCACTAAACAAGTTGAAGAAAAGTCTTCTGTGGTTGAGCCTAAGGAAAGCGTGGAGGGTGAAACATTGGAAAAGGAAGAGTCTTTGGCTGATAAGATTGAGCACTCCATATCCTCAGAGGAAGTAAAAACTGATCATAAATATGACGAGTCCAGCTTGGTCAAAGCTTCAGAAGAAGTTTTGATTGGTGACACAGAGAAGGTTGCTGCAGAGGAAGAAAATAAGGATCTAAGTGAAGTTATAGAAGCTGAGAAGGAGATAACAAAGGTTGAAGAAGAGTCTTCTGAAAAGAAAGTGGAAATTCAAGAGAGCGAAAAAAGGGATGTAGTAACTGAGGAATTAACTAAAACTCCTAAAGAAGAGGTTGTCACGGTTAGGACAATAGAGAAAAGTGTTGTAGAAACGGTTGCTGCAGAGGAAGAAAAGAAGGATATAAGTGAGGTTGATGTCATGGAGAACATACCGAAAGAGGCAGGGCTTAAGATAGAGAAGGATGGAGGAGAAGAGTCTGCTGAGAAGAATGTGGAAActcaagaagaaaaggaaaagaagagcGAGGAGTCAACTGAAGTAGCTAAAGAGGAAGATGCTAACATTTCGACTTCTACAGCTGAAGTTAATGAGCAGTCATTTCAGGTTGCTGACAGAAATGTTGAATTGGTTGAGAAGAAGAAAACTGAGACACCAGCTTGCACTGAAACCGAAAAGGAGAAGCAAGTAGAGGATAAGAAGGATCAAATTATTAATACTGCTGTTCGTGAGACACTTGAAGAAAAATTCAGGCAAGATGATTCTGTAGTTAAAGAGAAGGAACCTGAAAAAACAGATGCAACCAAGTCCCAGGATGAAGTAGATCCAGTTGTTCATGAACTTGTTTCAGAATCCAAAAAAGTTGAGACTAAAGTTAAAGAAGATGAAACTGACAAATCTAATGCAGCTACGTCCCAAGAAGA contains the following coding sequences:
- the LOC133788296 gene encoding uncharacterized protein LOC133788296, whose product is MATETVVPHETSITDDEKVELENKPKDDGKIGGQEIVSSSKENGAEDSPSIVDPSSKSEATEGKSTEPSVVEGDKPAAAPALEITDKLEERKTDAAPELVSEAAVKVEPVTEAAVKEEPVTEAAVKEELVTEAAVKEEPVTEAAVTEAVVKEEQVTEAAVKEEPITEAAVKEKPAVVKEEPLTEAALKEEPVAKAVAKEEPVAEAAVKEEPAVVKEEPVAAVKEEPAVVKEEPVTEAVVKEPVAEAVVKEEPVTEALSKEEPKEEHIAILAKELEEPPKMINVPELSDEAVEEPKKTVNVDPVKESESIVKEVEKSTQEPEVEDKPAEQIEVTKQVEEKSSVVEPKESVEGETLEKEESLADKIEHSISSEEVKTDHKYDESSLVKASEEVLIGDTEKVAAEEENKDLSEVIEAEKEITKVEEESSEKKVEIQESEKRDVVTEELTKTPKEEVVTVRTIEKSVVETVAAEEEKKDISEVDVMENIPKEAGLKIEKDGGEESAEKNVETQEEKEKKSEESTEVAKEEDANISTSTAEVNEQSFQVADRNVELVEKKKTETPACTETEKEKQVEDKKDQIINTAVRETLEEKFRQDDSVVKEKEPEKTDATKSQDEVDPVVHELVSESKKVETKVKEDETDKSNAATSQEEVFSAVHKPVEVPQKAEPDIKENENEKVNVDKSQDQVVSAVREVVEESQKAESDIKNTEEAVLPELAKETVEDSKQPEIEVKEKETDLKPEAPIEESKVEEETKTEANNLEKEKVEDIEKSDRASDEKEVLVKSTQKQSNTILSKVKNSLVKAKKAIIGKSPSSKTPASDGKGDIKVK